The Thermus hydrothermalis nucleotide sequence GAAACACGGGGCCAAGAGCGTCCCCATGAACATCGGGGGCACGTACCGCTTTGAGGGCGGGCGGCTCCAGTGGACCCCCGCCTGGCACTCCTCCAGCTTCCCCGACGGCACCTACGGGGGGATGCCCATGGGGGTCATCCTGGAGCTTGGGGGTAAGCGCATCTACCACGCCGGGGACACCGCCCTCTTCTCGGACATGCGCCTCATCGGGGAAGTGGGCCTGGACCTCGCCTTCTTGCCCATCGGGGACCACTTCACCATGGGGCCCGAGGACGCCCTGAAGGCCCTGGACCTCCTCAAGCCCAAGAAGGTGGTGCCCATCCACTACAACACCTTCCCCCCCATCCAGCAAGACGGGGAAGCCTTCGCCCAAAAGGCCAGGGAGCGGGGCGTGGAGGGGCACGCCCTGAAGCCGGGAGGGGTCTTGGTCCTTGAATAGCCTGAAGCGCAAGGACTTTCGCCTCCTCATGCTCCTGGGCCTGGGCCAGACGGCCCAGGTCTACCTGGCGGAGGCCCCTGGCCTGGGGAAGGTGGCCTTGAAGCTCCCCAAAAAGGAGGTGCGCCAGGACCCCAGGCTTTCCGAGCGCTTCGCCCGGGAGGTGACCTTCTCCCTCTCCCTCAAGCACCCCCACCTGGTGCGGGGGCTGGCGGGGGTGCCCTTGGGGGAGGAGGCCTTCTTGGCCCTGGAGTACCTGGAGGAGGGCACCCTAGAGGAACGCCTCCACCGCGGCCCCCTGCCCCGGGAGGAGGCGGTAAAAGCGCTTTTGCAGGTGGGGGAGGCCCTTTTGTACCTGCACGAGAAGGGCTTTTTGCACCAGGACGTGAAGCCCTCCAACGTCTTCGTCCAGGGGGAGCACTACAAGCTGGGCGACCTCGGCACCCTGCGCCCCTTGGAGGACCCGAGCCCCGAGTACGCCGGAAGCCCCCACTACCTGGCCCCCGAGCTCTTCCTGGGTAGCCGTCCAAGCCCCAAGAGCGAGGCCTACGCCTTCGGGGTCATGGCCTACGAGCTCCTCACCGGCAGGCGCCCCTTCAAGGGGGAAACCCTGGAAGAGCTACGCCAGGCCCACCTCCTCCTGCCCCCACCCCCCACGAGCCTCCCCTCCAGGCTGGACCGGGCCCTGAGGCGCCTCCTCGCCAAGAACCCCGAGGAGCGCCTGGACCTGAAGGCGTTTTTGGATGTGCTCCGCCACCCCCAAGGCCCGCCCACGGAGCCTAAGGAGCCCCCCAAGCCCAAGCGCTTTCCCTTTTGGAGGAAGTGATGGAACCCGTCTGGTACCCAGACCCTAAGGAAGCCCAGAACACCCGGATTTACCGCTTCATGGAGGCCCTGGGCTTCCCGGACTACGAGGCCTTCTACCGCTACAGCGTGGAGGAGGCGGAGGACTTCTACCGCCAGTTCTTCGCCCACCTGGGCATCCCGTGGCGGAGGCCCTACGAAAGGGTTGTAGAAGGGGGCTTCCCCTTCCCCCGCTTTTTCGTGGGGGGAACGCTTAACCTGGTGGACGCCGTCTTCCGCCACCCGGAGGACCGCCTGGCCCTCCTCCACGAGACGGAGGACGGCCAGGTGCGCCCCCTCACCTACGGGGAACTGAGGGCGGAGGTGGCCCGGGTGGCGGCGGGGCTTAAGGCGCTCGGGGTGGGCCGGGGGGAACGGGTGGGGATCTGGATGCCCATGGGCCTCGAGGCGGCCACCCTCCTCCTCGCCACCTGCTGGCTTGGGGCCATCGCCATCCCCATCTTCTCCGGGTACGCCGCCGAGGCCGCCGCCATCCGCCTAAAGGATGCCGAGGCCAGGCTCCTCGCCGTCCAGGACGGCTTCTTCCGGCGGGGAAGAAGGGTGGAGCTTCTAGGAGAGGCCCGGAAAGCCCAGGCCCTTTCGGGCACGGAACGCCTCCTGGTGGTGCGGCGGCTCGGCCTTCCCCTGGAGGGAAGCGAGGCGGACTACGCCCATCTGGGCGGTACGGCCTCCCCCCCGGAGGCGATGGAGAGCATGGACCCCTTCATGCTCATCTACACCTCCGGGACCACGGGCCGGCCCAAGGGCACCGTGCACTACCACGCCGGCTTCCCCCTGAAGGCCGCCTTGGACATGGCCCTCCTCTTTGACCTGCGGGAGGAGGACCGCCTCTTCTGGTTCACGGACCTGGGCTGGATGATGGGGCCTTGGGCCATCCTGGGGGGGCTCATCCTCGGGGGCACGGTCTTCCTCTACGACGGGGCCCCCGACTACCCCGGCCCCGAAAGGCTTTGGCGGATGGTGGAGGCCCACCGCCTCACCCACCTGGGCCTCTCCCCCACCCTGGTGCGGGCCCTCATCCCCTTTGGGGAAGCGCCCATCAAAGCCCACGAACTCTCCTCCCTAAGGGTCTTGGGCTCCACGGGGGAGCCCTGGAACCTGGAGCCCTACCTCTGGTTCTTCCGGGTGGTGGGGGAGGAGAAGCGGCCCATCGTCAACTACTCCGGGGGCACGGAGATCTCGGGGGGCATCCTGGGGAACGTCCTCCTAAGGCCCATCAAGCCCATGGGGTTCAACACCGCCGTACCCGGGATGAAGGCCGCCGTCCTGGACGAGACGGGAAGGCCGGTGAAGGGCCAGGTGGGGGAACTCGCCGTCCTCGCCCCCTGGCCTGGCATGACCAAAGGCTTCTGGCGGGACGAGGCCCGTTACCTGGACACCTACTTCGCCAAGGTGCCCGGCGTCTGGGTCCACGGGGACTTCGCCCTCCTGGACGAGGAGGGGCACTACTTCATCCTGGGGCGGAGCGACGATACCCTGAAGGTGGCGGGCAAGCGGGTAGGCCCGGCGGAGGTGGAGACGGCGGCCCTAAACCACCCCGCCCTCAAGGAGGCGGCCGCCATCGGGGTGCCCCACCCCGTGAAGGGGGAGGCCATCGTCCTCTTCGCCGTGCTCAAACCCGGCATCGCCCCAGACCCGGAGCTGGCGGAGGCGGTGGCGGAGAAGGTGGCCGAGGCCTTGGGCAAGCCCCTCAAGCCCGAACGGGTTCTTTTCGTCCCCGACCTCCCCAAAACCCGGAACGCCAAGGTCATGCGCCGGGTGGTGCGGGCCGCCTACCTGGGCCAGGACCCCGGGGACCTCTCCGCCCTGGAAAACCCCGAGGCGGTGGAGGCCATTCGCCGTGCGGCGCAGGGCGGCTAAGCTCCTCCTCTTCCTGGGCCTTGCCCTGGCCCAACCCCTGGAGGAGGGCCGCACCCTCTACGCCCGGGGGGAGATGGCCGCCGCCTTGGAGGCGCTTTCCCCTCTCCTCCAGGACCACGACCCCCCGGAAGAAGCGCTCCTCCTTGCCGGCTTCGCCCAGTACCGGCTCGGCCGCTTCCAGGAGGCCCTTTTCACCTTTAGCCGCCTGGTGGGCCTCCTGAAGGGGGGAGGCGAGGCCCTTTACGGCTTTGGGTTGGCCCTTCGCGCCCTAGGGGACCTGGAAGGGGCGCGAAGCGCCCTCCTCGCCGCCTCCCGCCAGGGCTACAAGGAGGCGGAAGCCCTCCTCAAGACCCTGCCCCCACCCCCACCCCCAAGCCCCAAGGCCCGCAAGGCCCCCCCTCCCTTCGCCGCCCGGGAAGGGCGCTTCTTTGTGGCGGGCAAGCCCTTCCGGGTGCGGGGGGTGAACCTAGGGGTAGCCCTCCCCGGCGGCTTCCCCGCCGAGTTCCCCGAGGAGGAGGCGCTTTACCGGGCCTGGCTGGAACTCCTCTCCGCCATGGGGGCCAACGCCGTGCGCACCTACACCCTGCTCCCGCCCGCCTTCTACCGCGCCCTCCTCCACCACAACCGCCTCCACGAAGACCGCCCCCTCTACCTCTTCCAAGGGGTCTGGACGGAGCTTCCCGAGGAGGAGGGGTATCCCGACTGGGAAGGCCCCTTCCTGGAGAAGTTCCTCCTGGAGGGGCGGGAGGTCCTGGACGCCCTCCACGGCAACCTCCGCCGCCCCCCACGCCCGGGCCACGCCCACGGGGACTACACCGCCGACGTATCCCCCTGGACCCTGGGCCTCCTGGTGGGGCGGGAGTTTGAGCCCTACTCCGTGGCGGCCTACAACCGGAGGCACCCCGGGAGAACCTACCGGGGTCGCTTCCTGGAAGCCCTCCCCGGGGCAAGCCCCTTTGAGACCTACCTGGCCGAGGTCTTGGACCGGCTCGCCGTCTACGAGTGGGAAACCTACGGGACGGTGCGGCCCCTTTCCGTTTCCAACTGGCCCACCCTGGACCCCCTCCACCATCCCACGGAAAGCACCCGGGAGGAGGAGGCGGCCCTGAGGCGGGCTCGAGGCGAAAGGGTACCGGAAGAAGGGGTGGTCCGGGAGTTCAACAACGACGAAGTAAGCCTGGATATGGCCAAAATCCGCCCCCTTCCCGGTAGCCCCGTCACCACCTTCGCCAACTACCACGCCTACCCCTACTACCCTGACTTCATGAACCTAGACCCCTCCTACGCGCAAAGCCAAGGGCCCTTTGGCCCATCCCGGTACCACGGCTACCTAAAGGCGCTCCGCCAACACCACGGAGACCAACCCGTCCTCATTGGGGAAATCGGTCTCCCCACCAGCCGGGGCATCGCCCACTTCAATCCCGAGGGCCGGCACCACGGCGGCCATTCGGAAGAAGCCCAGGCGGAGGGCCTACTCCGCCTCCTTGAGGAGGCAGAAGCCGCCGGAATGGCAGGCACTTTGGTCTTCGCCCTTATGGACGAGTGGTTCAAGCGCAACTGGCTCTTTATGGAGTGGGAGGCCTCCGAACGCGACCCCTTCTGGCACAACCTCCTGGACCCCGAGGAGAACTACGGCCTCCTCGCCGCCACCGCCAAGGGGGGCTTCCGCTTGGACGGCAAAGGGGAAGAGTGGGAGGGTGTGCCCTTTTTGCTCCGGGAGGAGGGACGCTTCCTAAAAGCCCACGCCGATGCGGAGTACCTCTGGCTCCTCTACCGGGGGCCCCTACCCTTGCGCCTTTACCTGGATACGGTGCCCGGGGGCGTGGGGGTGGCGGAGGGGTTTGGGGCGGAGTTCTTCCTGGAGGTGGGCGCCGAAGGGAGAAGGCTCCTCGTGGAGAAAGGCTACTATCCCTTTGAGGAAAGGGACTTGGGGCGTAACGGAACCGAGTTTCTCCTCTTCCGGGGCCCCACCAAGCCCGGGGAGGGCCCCTTCGTCCCCTTCCTCCTGGAGCCCAACCGCCGCCGCACGGGCCGGGACGGCACCGACTACCCCAGGGTGGTCTACGAGCTTGGCCGCCTCAAAGAGGGCCAGGACCCCCCGGGGGCGCGGGACCCCACGGCGGACTACGCCTTGGGGGAAGGAGGCCTCCTGGAACTCCGCCTCCCCTGGGGCATGCTCCTCGTGGCCGACCCAAGCCAGCGCCTGGCTTGGTATGCCCCCGAGCCCCTTCCCATAGCGGGCATCGGGCTTCTTTTGCCCGGGGGAAAGCCCATCCGCTTTACCTGGCCCACCTGGGAGGAGCCCGCCTTCGCCCTAAGGCTCAAGCCCCTCTATTTCCGGCTGAAAGAAGCCTGGCAAGGGCTTCCCGAATAGGCAGGCCCAATAGGCTCCCCACCAGGACGAACACCCCAACCCCCGCCGCCCCGCCCAGGACCAAGGACCCAAAGGCGGCCAAGGGGTTTTCCGCCCGGACCCAGACCCCAAGGCCTAGGCCGGGCAGTGCGGCCAAAAGCCCCGCCAGGTAAGCCTTTCCCAAATAGCGGGGCAAAGCCCCAACCCTCACCCCCTCCCGGGCGAGGAGCCGGAGGTAGAGGGCCAAGCCGAGCCACCCCGCCAAGGCCGTGGCCAGGTTGAGGAGGAAAAGCCCGGCGTCCCTAAGGAGCCAGTAGCCCAAGGTATTGGCCAGGAAGACCAAGGCGCTCGCCCCCACCGCCTCCCGCACCCGTCCTAAGGCGTAGAGGCCCCGGAGCAAGAAGGTGTTCACCCCCCAAGGGAGCACCGCCAGGCCCATGGCGGAGAGGACCTGGGCGCTATAGGCCCGGTTTTCCGGGGTAAGGGGGCCGAAGAGGCCAAAGAGGAGGACCACGACGAAGGGAGCCAACCCCACCAAAAGCCCACCCGCCAAGGAAAGGAGCAGGGCGAAGCGGCGGATGGGGGCTTCCAGGAAGCGGGCGAGCTCTTTTCCCTTCAGGGCGCTCATCCGGGGGAAGTAGGCGATGGCCGGGCTCGTGGCCAGGAGGCCCAGGGCCATCTGGAAGACCACCTCGGCGTTGTAAAACCCCGTGACCGCCGCCGGGGGGTAGCGGGTGAGGATGTTGGTGAGGACGAGGTTCAGGAACTGCCGCAAGGAGGTGGTGAAGGCGAAGGGCCCCATGCGGAGAAGCGCCGTGCCCAGGGCGGGGTGCCAGCGCCACTCCAGGCGGAGCCCCTTCAGGAAGGGAAGCTGGATGGCGGCCTGCAAAAGCCCACCGAGGGCCACGGAAAGGCCCAGGAAGGTGGGGTTCCCAGGGAAGAGGGCCATGAGGCCGATGGCCGCCAGGTTGAAGGCGATGGGGCCTAGGGCATAAGGGAGGAAGCGCTCGTCCGCCTGCAATAGGGCGGAGAAGAGGGCGGCCATGGAGATACCCAGGAGGAAGGGGAGGAGGAGCCGGGTGAGGTAGACCACCTGTTGGAAGGCCCCTTCCTCCCTCAGGTGGCTACCTTCCGCCACCAAAAGCTCCACCACGAAGGGGGCGAGGAGGTAGCCCAGGCCCAGGACGAGGAGGTTCACCCCGAGGAGGAAGGCGGCGAAGCGGCGGGCGAAGGCCTGGGCCTCTTCCGGGGGCAGGCTTTTCAGGATTGGAATGAGGGCGTTTTGCACCGCCCCCTCGGCCAAGAGCTCCCGGAGGAGGTTCGGCACCCGGTAGGCCACGTTGAAGGCGTCCTTGAGGGCATCGGGGTAAAGGGCGTTGAAGACCGCCTGGCGCAGGAGGCCCAAGACCCTCGAGGCCAAGGTGCCCCCCATGACCAGGAGGACCTTACGCAGCATTGCCCTCCAGGACCTCCTGGAACGCCTCCACGAAGTTCGCCTGGTTCACCACGGTAAGGCCATGAAGGGCGGAAAGCTCCTTGGCCCGCCCCTTATCCATGCCCAGAAGGACCAGGAAGCTTTCCCGGGCGGAAAGGCCCAGAACCTTTTTGAGCCCGGCGTACTTGGCGATGTGGGCCTGGAAGTCCCCCGTCTTGGCCTCAAACCAATAGACCCGGTCCCCCACCCGCACCAACACGTCCAGCTCCATGGCGTCCCCGCCCGGCAGGGTCACCTGGTAGCCCATCGCCACCTCGTGGGGCAGGTTCTTGGAGCGGAGGAACTTCCTAAGCCGCTCGGCCACGTAGCGCTCCAGCCAACCCCCCGTGAGGAAGTTCTGCACAAAGCCCTCGGTGCTGGCCTTGGCCCGGATGCGCCTTTCCTCGCTCTTGTAGTGGTAGCTGGTGAGGAAGGCGTACTGCTTGAGCATGGTGCAGAACTGGGTGGAGTTGGCGATCTCCTCCTGGCTCGCCTCCGCCAAGGAGAGCTCAAACTGGCGCTTGGTGGAAAGGCTTTGTTTCAGGCGCTCGTAAAGCTTCTCTAGGCTAGGGTAGCGGTCGCCCAGGAAGAGGGAAAGCCTTGTGAGGACCTTCTCCTTCTCCTCATCCTCTTGGGGCTTTTTCACCACCTGGATGCCCAGACCCCTAAGCCACTCCTCTATGGAGGCGAACTTCTTCGCCCGAGCGGGCTCCTGGGGCCTGGGCGCCTCTTGGGGCTTGGGGAGTTCTTTGGGAGGCGGGGGCTCCTTGAGGAGACGCCACATCTCCCCGGCCAGGGCGAAGAAGCGGGCCCGCACGGGGTCTTCGGCCCCCTCGAGGCCAGGGGGCGTGAGGCCCGAACGCAAGGCCTCCAGAAGCCACGCCTCCAAGGCCTCCCGCAGGGCTTCCCGGGCGGCCTCGAGGTGGGAGGCCTCCACCTTTAGGCCAAGCTCTGGGAGCTCCGCCACGAAACGCCCCGGCCCCAGGAGGTCGTACCTGGCCTGGGCCATGGTCCTTTCCAAAAAGCGGGTGAGAACGCCCACGAGCCCTAGCATAAAGGAAGGCCCCGGAACCGGGGCCAGACGTGGTGCCGGGGACGGGACTCGAACCCGTACGGGGGTAACCCCCCAGCGGATTTTAAGTCCGCAGCGTCTACCGTTCCGCCACCCCGGCGGGCGAGCTCCATCCTACTCAAAAGGAGGCGTCCCCGCCAAGCCGCAAGGTGAGGTCCGCCCCCAAGACCGCCTCCCCCGAGATCCGGTAAGGCACCCCGAGCTCCTCGGAAAGGGCCTTCGCCAGGAGGCCAGGCCCGTTTTCCAGCACCTCGGTGCGGGAAGGGGCCAGGTCTATGGGGTGGAGGAGCACCCTAAGGCCCAGGGCGTGAAGCCGCTCCCGCGCCCTTTCCGCCAGGGCCTCCTGCCCAGGCCCGTAGACCACGGCCACGAGCTTCCCCGAAAGCGAAGCCTCCCCCCCTTCCCCCTTCCCGGCGAAGTAGAGGGCGAGGAGCTCGGCCAAGGCTTCCCGGTCCACCTGCCAACCTCCCCCGCCGAAGCGCCCCGGAAGGAGGAGGCTCACGAGCTCGGGGCGCTTCATGGTGAAGCCGAGGATGGCCCCCCGTTCCTTTCGGGTGAGGTCGGTCTGCACGTAAGGCTCCACCGCCGCCACCACCCGCGGGAGGCGAAGGAGCCCTTTGGGGGAAAGGACTTCCTCCTTTACGGCGTGGAAGAAGGCCTGTTGCCGCTGGATGCGCCCGATGTCCCCCAGGGCGTCCTTGCGGAAGCGCAGGTACCCTTCCGCCTGTGCCCCGTTTAGCACCTGGCAACCCGGCTCCAGGTCAATGGAAAGGCCTGCGGCGCTATCCCGGTAGCGCATGGGCTTCTCCACGCACACCCGCACCCCCCCCAGGGCGTCCACCGCCCTCCGCAGGGCCTCGGTGCTCACCACCACGTAGCGCTCCGCCCGCACCCCCGTGAGGGCCGCCACCGCCTCCTTCATGAGCCCGGGCCCCCCCAAGGGGCTATAGGCGTTCACCTTGTGCCACCCGTAGCCGGGCAGGCTCACCCAGGTATCCCGGGGAATGGAAAGGACCACCACCCGCCCCGCCCAAGGGTCCAGGCGGACCAGGAGGATGGCGTCCGCCAGGCCCCGGAAGCGCTCGGGGGCCCTCTTGTGGTAGCCCGAGTACTCTGGGCTAGAGCCATAGACGAGAAGCGTGAGGGGCTCCCTTAGGCCCTCCGGGGAGGGCAACGCCCCCTGGCGCACCGCGGGCCCCAAAAGGGGGTAGGCCCAAAGGCCTAGGGCCAATAGGAGGGCGAGAAGGCCAAGGAGGAAGAAGCGCCGCACAGAGGGCTAGTGTACACCCCCGTGGGTGAGGCGGATTAGGGGAAGCAATGGGTGGCGTCCGCCATCACCCGGTCCGCCCGCACCAGGCCGAAGCCGTAACCTGTGTCGTGCCCCTGGGGCCCCAAGTCTTCTGCTGTCTGGATCAGGCATTGCTCCAC carries:
- a CDS encoding metal-dependent hydrolase, giving the protein MLEIRYLGHSAVWLSDGRTKVIIDPFLTGNPLAAASVAEVQADLILVTHAHGDHFGDAVALSKKGGVVVSTFEIATYAEKHGAKSVPMNIGGTYRFEGGRLQWTPAWHSSSFPDGTYGGMPMGVILELGGKRIYHAGDTALFSDMRLIGEVGLDLAFLPIGDHFTMGPEDALKALDLLKPKKVVPIHYNTFPPIQQDGEAFAQKARERGVEGHALKPGGVLVLE
- a CDS encoding serine/threonine-protein kinase, whose translation is MNSLKRKDFRLLMLLGLGQTAQVYLAEAPGLGKVALKLPKKEVRQDPRLSERFAREVTFSLSLKHPHLVRGLAGVPLGEEAFLALEYLEEGTLEERLHRGPLPREEAVKALLQVGEALLYLHEKGFLHQDVKPSNVFVQGEHYKLGDLGTLRPLEDPSPEYAGSPHYLAPELFLGSRPSPKSEAYAFGVMAYELLTGRRPFKGETLEELRQAHLLLPPPPTSLPSRLDRALRRLLAKNPEERLDLKAFLDVLRHPQGPPTEPKEPPKPKRFPFWRK
- a CDS encoding AMP-binding protein, whose protein sequence is MEPVWYPDPKEAQNTRIYRFMEALGFPDYEAFYRYSVEEAEDFYRQFFAHLGIPWRRPYERVVEGGFPFPRFFVGGTLNLVDAVFRHPEDRLALLHETEDGQVRPLTYGELRAEVARVAAGLKALGVGRGERVGIWMPMGLEAATLLLATCWLGAIAIPIFSGYAAEAAAIRLKDAEARLLAVQDGFFRRGRRVELLGEARKAQALSGTERLLVVRRLGLPLEGSEADYAHLGGTASPPEAMESMDPFMLIYTSGTTGRPKGTVHYHAGFPLKAALDMALLFDLREEDRLFWFTDLGWMMGPWAILGGLILGGTVFLYDGAPDYPGPERLWRMVEAHRLTHLGLSPTLVRALIPFGEAPIKAHELSSLRVLGSTGEPWNLEPYLWFFRVVGEEKRPIVNYSGGTEISGGILGNVLLRPIKPMGFNTAVPGMKAAVLDETGRPVKGQVGELAVLAPWPGMTKGFWRDEARYLDTYFAKVPGVWVHGDFALLDEEGHYFILGRSDDTLKVAGKRVGPAEVETAALNHPALKEAAAIGVPHPVKGEAIVLFAVLKPGIAPDPELAEAVAEKVAEALGKPLKPERVLFVPDLPKTRNAKVMRRVVRAAYLGQDPGDLSALENPEAVEAIRRAAQGG
- a CDS encoding tetratricopeptide repeat protein yields the protein MRRRAAKLLLFLGLALAQPLEEGRTLYARGEMAAALEALSPLLQDHDPPEEALLLAGFAQYRLGRFQEALFTFSRLVGLLKGGGEALYGFGLALRALGDLEGARSALLAASRQGYKEAEALLKTLPPPPPPSPKARKAPPPFAAREGRFFVAGKPFRVRGVNLGVALPGGFPAEFPEEEALYRAWLELLSAMGANAVRTYTLLPPAFYRALLHHNRLHEDRPLYLFQGVWTELPEEEGYPDWEGPFLEKFLLEGREVLDALHGNLRRPPRPGHAHGDYTADVSPWTLGLLVGREFEPYSVAAYNRRHPGRTYRGRFLEALPGASPFETYLAEVLDRLAVYEWETYGTVRPLSVSNWPTLDPLHHPTESTREEEAALRRARGERVPEEGVVREFNNDEVSLDMAKIRPLPGSPVTTFANYHAYPYYPDFMNLDPSYAQSQGPFGPSRYHGYLKALRQHHGDQPVLIGEIGLPTSRGIAHFNPEGRHHGGHSEEAQAEGLLRLLEEAEAAGMAGTLVFALMDEWFKRNWLFMEWEASERDPFWHNLLDPEENYGLLAATAKGGFRLDGKGEEWEGVPFLLREEGRFLKAHADAEYLWLLYRGPLPLRLYLDTVPGGVGVAEGFGAEFFLEVGAEGRRLLVEKGYYPFEERDLGRNGTEFLLFRGPTKPGEGPFVPFLLEPNRRRTGRDGTDYPRVVYELGRLKEGQDPPGARDPTADYALGEGGLLELRLPWGMLLVADPSQRLAWYAPEPLPIAGIGLLLPGGKPIRFTWPTWEEPAFALRLKPLYFRLKEAWQGLPE
- the murJ gene encoding murein biosynthesis integral membrane protein MurJ, which translates into the protein MLRKVLLVMGGTLASRVLGLLRQAVFNALYPDALKDAFNVAYRVPNLLRELLAEGAVQNALIPILKSLPPEEAQAFARRFAAFLLGVNLLVLGLGYLLAPFVVELLVAEGSHLREEGAFQQVVYLTRLLLPFLLGISMAALFSALLQADERFLPYALGPIAFNLAAIGLMALFPGNPTFLGLSVALGGLLQAAIQLPFLKGLRLEWRWHPALGTALLRMGPFAFTTSLRQFLNLVLTNILTRYPPAAVTGFYNAEVVFQMALGLLATSPAIAYFPRMSALKGKELARFLEAPIRRFALLLSLAGGLLVGLAPFVVVLLFGLFGPLTPENRAYSAQVLSAMGLAVLPWGVNTFLLRGLYALGRVREAVGASALVFLANTLGYWLLRDAGLFLLNLATALAGWLGLALYLRLLAREGVRVGALPRYLGKAYLAGLLAALPGLGLGVWVRAENPLAAFGSLVLGGAAGVGVFVLVGSLLGLPIREALARLLSAGNRGA
- a CDS encoding LCP family protein, which encodes MRRFFLLGLLALLLALGLWAYPLLGPAVRQGALPSPEGLREPLTLLVYGSSPEYSGYHKRAPERFRGLADAILLVRLDPWAGRVVVLSIPRDTWVSLPGYGWHKVNAYSPLGGPGLMKEAVAALTGVRAERYVVVSTEALRRAVDALGGVRVCVEKPMRYRDSAAGLSIDLEPGCQVLNGAQAEGYLRFRKDALGDIGRIQRQQAFFHAVKEEVLSPKGLLRLPRVVAAVEPYVQTDLTRKERGAILGFTMKRPELVSLLLPGRFGGGGWQVDREALAELLALYFAGKGEGGEASLSGKLVAVVYGPGQEALAERARERLHALGLRVLLHPIDLAPSRTEVLENGPGLLAKALSEELGVPYRISGEAVLGADLTLRLGGDASF